AAGAACGCGAGAGAGACAGAGAGCAGCGCGATGCCGGCGTCGCTCGGCGTCAGATGATCTTCGGATTGCCAGAGCAGCGGGGTCAGAAAAGTCATGCCATAGATGCCGAACGTCATGGCTGCGGTGGTGATGACGCCGCCGCCGAACGCCGGGATCCGAAACATGTCGAGGGGGACCAGGGCCGCTTGTGCGCGTCGGCGCTCGATGCGGAGGAAAAGCGGCAGGGCGATGGCGGCGACACCGAGGGCCACCACCCAAAGCCGTCCTCCGCCGTGAACGGCGATCGCGGCGAGCGCGACGCCCCCGAGCGTGAGCGCGCCGAAGACTTGGCCCGGCAGGTCGAAATGCCGGCCGTTCGGGTCGGCGGACTCCGGCACCGCCATCTCCGCCAGCGCGAAGGCGGCGAACGCCAGCGGAACCGCGAGCAAGAACACGCTGCGCCATCCGAAATGTTCGATCAGGATGCCGCCGAGCGTGGGGCCGATCGCGAAGGCGAGCCCGTTGCAGCTCGCCCAGACGCCCAGCACGCGCCCGCGCGCCGCCGGCTCCGGCCAGACCACGCGAATGATCGCAAGCGAGGATGGCACCAGCAGGGCCGCGGCGATACCCGTGATGGCGCGGCCACCGATCAAAACGCCGACACCGGGCGAGAAGGCGCAGATCAGGGATCCCGCCGCCATGACGATCGTGCCGACCGCGAAGGTCCGGCGCCGTCCGTAAAGATCGGCGACCAGGCCACCACTGAGCAACAACACGGCGTAGACGAGATTGTAGGCATCGAGCACCCATTGCAACGGCGCGACACCGGCCTGGAATGAGTCTCCAATGGCATGGGTCGCGAGATTGACGACCGAGCTGTCGATCTGCGCGATCAACACGGCAAGACACATGCCAACGAGCACGAGAAGCCGGGTAGTCGCGCGCCGCCTGCAGCCTGGATGGCCGAGAGCACCCTCACCGTAGTGATTCATCACATCCATCTCCCTTGTCTCGAAGGCAGGCTAGCGGAGGGCTGCTGACAGCTATTTG
This portion of the Acidibrevibacterium fodinaquatile genome encodes:
- a CDS encoding MFS transporter; translated protein: MNHYGEGALGHPGCRRRATTRLLVLVGMCLAVLIAQIDSSVVNLATHAIGDSFQAGVAPLQWVLDAYNLVYAVLLLSGGLVADLYGRRRTFAVGTIVMAAGSLICAFSPGVGVLIGGRAITGIAAALLVPSSLAIIRVVWPEPAARGRVLGVWASCNGLAFAIGPTLGGILIEHFGWRSVFLLAVPLAFAAFALAEMAVPESADPNGRHFDLPGQVFGALTLGGVALAAIAVHGGGRLWVVALGVAAIALPLFLRIERRRAQAALVPLDMFRIPAFGGGVITTAAMTFGIYGMTFLTPLLWQSEDHLTPSDAGIALLSVSLAFFLVSTQSGRLAERIGARLMIAIGTGLIGCGSLVLAITDAGMPMVLAQIGLTMAGVGMGLNTGPLYGIAVGSVGPERAGTASALINVARMVGATLGVALLGSVFALLHGGPAGFCAAMLVAGAVQLGGALVAFATVK